The window GGCGTGAGCCGTAGTTATGCAGAACTTTGTCTTTGATTGGCCAAGGCAGCTTGCCTTTGCGCTTGGCTAACCCATCCATAGGGACGGCATTACGTCTTTCTCGAGCCGCTTTCTCTGCTTTCGCTATTTCAGCTTTTAGGCGAGTTTCATTGCGTTGAAGCTCCGCCAAGTAATTCTTATCACCCGAGATGTTTTTCTTGATGCTGCCAACGGTTTTCTTACGCTGCGTTTGAGTCTGAGATAACTTATCGCGCTTGGTGGTTTGCTGTTTTAGCAGGGTCGTAATTTGTTCCTGCTCGAGTTGACGCTGTTTATGGCTCTCTTCTAATTCAAGTTGTGTCTGTTCAATCGTTTTGATTGTTGCGGAGCGAGCTTTGGCAAGGTGTTGGTAGTAGTGACTGATACGATCTTCTTCCACACCTGTATTGAGGATGTGAGAAGACGCTTTAGCTCGACTTGTCATGTAGTAAGTCTGAATCAGTTGTTCTAATTTGTCGGTGTGGACTTTTTTCTGAGCAGTAAGCGCTTTAATCTTGGTGTCTAAGTTGGCAATATTTGCATTGGCCGTATTGAGTTGCTTTTTACTGTCTAGAATCGCTTTTTCAAGCGAAGCGATGGATAGCTCTTGTTTCTTGAGGTTTGCTTGTAAGCTGTCGAGTTTTTTCTGCTGTGAGGACAGGTTTTTTTGTTGGCGAGATATTTCGCTCGATACGCCTCTCAGTTCCCCCTGAGAGGCGGCAAATGACGATGTAGATAAAAGAGCAGCACAAAGGCTGGTAGATATCAGAAGAGTCCGGCTAATGGCTCGAATTTGTTTCATCATTATCGTCATTTAGTTGTATTCATCTGCTCTTAATTTTTCGAATTTCGCTGAATCGAATCCCGCATCTGCTTTTAAGCTCTTCGCATCTCGATACTCGTATCCCGTTACTGCTGTTTTATATCCCATCACCATGGATGAAGTTTTGCGAGCGACCATTGAACCCTTGGTCCATATCTAAAGATGGTTTGTCTGTTTTCGGTTTTCCCACAATTTTTGCAGGAACGCCAGCGACTGTTGTGTGAGGGGGTACGGCTTGTAGCACAACAGAGCAAGAACCGATCTTAGCGCCTTCGCCCACTTCGATGTTGCCAAGGATTTTAGCGCCAGCACCAATCATTACGCCTTCGCGGATCTTAGGATGACGATCGCCGCCTTCTTTACCGGTACCACCAAGGGTCACGTCTTGAAGGATAGATACATCATTTTCAACGACGGCTGTTTCACCGATCACAATGCCTGTTGCGTGGTCGAGCATGATTGCTTTGCCGATGCGTGCTGCTGGGTGAATATCAACTTGGCAAGCAACCGAGATTTGGTTTTGTAGGTAAGTGGCAAGTGCAATACGACCTTGTTTCCACAGCCAATTAGCCACTCGGTAGCCTTGTAGAGCATGGTAGCCTTTCAGATAAAGCAGAGGCATCGAGTACATCTCGACCGCAGGATCTCGATTTACCGTCGCGCAAATATCACAAGCGGCCGCATCGATAATAGATTGATCTTGCTTAAATGCTTGTTCAACCACTTCACGCACTGCCATTGCAGGCATTGAAGCCGTCTTTAGCTTGTTTGCTAGGATGTAGCTAAGGGCTGCGCCTAAACTTTCATGGTTGATAATGGTGGCATGATAAAAACTCGCAAGCATAGGTTCTTGCTCCGACTGCTGTCGAGCTTCCTTCACAATGCATTGCCAAACTTTTTGTTGTTCACAGTGTTTCATTTTACCATCCATTATTTTTAAGGGGCAGATGCGAGTGAGCTTAGAAGAACAGATTAGAGTCGCGAGATGCGAGTAACGAAAAGCATATCCGTCGAACTTTGAATGTGCTCTTAATCTTTCGTATCTCGTTTATCCGAATCTCTCTACTGTTCTTGCGTTACCCATATCCCGTATCTGCTCTTATTATCTTTCTGACTTTTTGTCTCGAGCAAGTAAGTCTTGTGCTGCTAAGTGTGCATCTTTCCCTTGATACAGCACTTGATAAATTTGTTCAACAATTGGCATCTCGACGCCCATGCGTTCTGATAATAACCAAACTTCTTTGGTGTTGCGATAACCTTCAACGACTTGGCCAATTTCTTCTTGTGCGGTATCTACATCTTTGCCTGCGCCAAGCGCCAAACCAAAGCGACGGTTACGTGATTGGTTATCAGTACACGTTAGTACTAGGTCGCCTAATCCAGCCATACCCATGAAGGTTTCTGGTTGCGCGCCAAGAGCAGCACCTAATCGGCTCATTTCAGCCAAGCCGCGAGTGATAAGTGCGGTACGAGCATTAGCACCAAAGCCAATACCATCCGACATGCCTGCGCCAATTGCGATAACATTCTTCACTGCGCCGCCAAGCTGCATACCAATGAAATCTGAGTTTGCATACACGCGGAATGTTTTACCGCAGTGGATTTTTTCTTGAAGCTCTTCTAGGAAAACTTCATCAGGTGAAGCTACAGAGATAGCCGTTGGCATGCCCATCGCTAACTCTTTGGCGAAGGTCGGCCCTGATAGAACCGCTAACGAGTACCCATCACCAAGCACATCGTGCGCGACATCTTTAAGCAGGCGACCTGTTTCTGGCTCTAGGCCTTTGGTCGCCCAACAGATGCGAGAGTCTGAGGCTAAGTAAGGTTTAACGCTGTTAAGCACGACGCCGAATACGTGGCTCGGTACAACAAGCAAAAGGTCTCGGCTTGAAGTTATTGCTTTTTCTAAGTCAGATTCAATGATCAGACTTTCTGGGAATTCTATATTTGGTAGAAACTCGTTGTTCGCACGCTCTGATTCAAGGCGATTCATATGAACAGGATCATGTCCCCAAAGAACAACATTGGCACCGTTACGCGCTAGAGATATCGCTAAAGATGTCCCGTAAGAGCCTGCGCCAATTACAGTCATAGTGATCTCTTTGCCGTAAGCGCTGTCTTTACCGTAAGCATCTGTCGTGTTCGTCGGGCGAGTTGTTTCTGTCATGCTTCCACCTAAAAATAATGAGGGAAATCGAAGAGTTCTGAAAAAGCTATCCACTAAAATAGGAAGAGCTTTCAATCTTAGTACAGTGTAAAGAAAAAATGCACATCGCAGAAGTTACGATGTGCATTTAAAAGCTAACTAGCGCTTGAAACGTTAGAGTTAAGTTCTACTTTGAGACTTAAGCCTGTTCGCCTTCAGCTTGTTGAGCTTGGTTTTGTAGGTAGTTCATGAACAAAGCATCGAAGTTTACTGGAGCTAGGTTCAGTTGTGGGAACGTACCTTTAACTACTAGGCTAGAAATTGTTTCACGAGCGTATGGGAACAGGATGTTCGGGCAGAATGCGCCTAGGCAATGAGCCAGTTGACCAGCTTCCATTTCGCTTGCAGAGAAGATGCCGCCTTGTTGAACTTCACAAAGGAATGCAGTGTCTTCTGCGTTCTTAACCGTAACCGTTAGACGTAGGATTACTTCGTAAACGCCTTCGCCAAGTTCACGGCTTTGAGTGTCTAGGTCCAGTTTTACATCTGGGTTCCACTCTTTCTGAAACATGTCTGGAGAGTTTGGCGCTTCGAAAGATACGTCTTTTAGGAAGATCCGTTGGATTGCGAAGTTTTGTTGTGCGTCTTGTTGTGCTGCTTCAGCCATTTTCTTGTCCTTAAAAATTTATAATTAGGTTTTGTTCGCCATATCTGCCGGACAAAACCTTAAAGTCATATTCGTGTAATCAGGTCAGTCTGCTTCTTGTCTTTAATGGTTTGTTACCTTTAACGACTTCTTACCTTTAACCTATTTTTTACCTTTAACCAAAGGTAGGTTAGCTTCGTTCCAAGCTACTAAGCCGCTTTTCAGTATGCTTACGTTTTCGAAACCTGCTTTAACCAGCAAGTTCGCGCTTTCTTGAGCTGTTTGACCTGTCTTGCATACTACGATGATTGGGTCTGCTTTGTGGCTTTCAAGGCTACCAAAGCTATTTGCTTTGATATCTGATGGCAAAATGTGAACTGCGTCCGTAATATGACCCTTTTTGAACTCATCTTTAGTACGAATATCAACCACAACACCGTTTTCACGGTTAATCATGTGTGTGGTTTGCGCTGCCGTGATCTCTTTGTAGGCTGCGTTTGATGTCTTGATAACGTTCGCAATGATGGCAACAACCAAGCCGATCCATACGATGGCTAAAATCATATTCTCTTGAACAAATGGAACTAACTCTTGCATATCTTGAACTCTTATTCGTTATTGGGCGAAAATTTATAGGCAAAGAGTATAGCGAGAAAGGGTCGGAGAATACAGAGGAAGGCGTTGTGGAACTCAGTGTTACCTCTCTTTCTTAGTACATCGCGTCTCGTTCACTCGAATCCCACATTCACACTTCAAATTATTCAACAATCCTAGCTTTTGGTTCTCCCCCTTAAACACCGGACTATAGTGAGTGGTGATGTCAATAAAAGGGGGAGTTAGAGGGGGTTGCTAGCGATGCTTAACCAACCCTTCCCAGCCTCCCCTTATATTGATATTTTTTGCCAAGTAACAGTCGTGATAAAAGGGAGGAGCTAAAAGCACCGCTCGTATCTGCTTCTAGCTCTTCGCATCCCGTTTACTTGTATCTTATCTCTTCACCTAATAGTAAAAAATAACGGCGTCATTCCCTACAGTGAGGCTCGAGCGTGATAGGGAATCTCTTTTCGTCGTGAGTACCAAACATGTAAATTGGACGTGACATTGAGATTCCAGATATTTCGTCCCTCAATTCTGGAATGACGGAGTTTAATAGAGGGGCGAATCCCGCTTACCCGTTACTCGTATCTGCTCTTGAACACCCGCATCTACTTCTTCACCACGCCACCCGTTAAATACAATCCAATCGCTGCTAACACTGGATAACCAAACGCTTCATTGGTCATTTCCCCCCAAGGGTTTCCAATCGTAGCCGTGCATGCAGCCCAAAATCACCATCACATGCAGTGCCACATAAGGAATGGTGAACAACAACACGATGTAGCGCTGTACCAACTTAAAAGGTTCATACGCTTTAAGCAATGCCAGCTTGTGCTTCGCTTTTTCTTCATCAGTAAAAAACATCGCATCTCCTGTGTTGGTGATTGCATCTAACGCTTTGCTAATGGAAGACTGGCTCCCAAATATTCTTCCGAACAATGTCATACTGCTCCTTGGTTTATTGATTGGCTTGGGCCGCATGTATACTTTGACTGTATAACTTTCTGATTCGACAACCTTAGCGAGACCTCTCCTCCGCCATTTGTGCGTTGAATTAGATTCCCTATCACGTTCGTCCCTCACTGTAGGGAATGACGACTTTTTGATTTAATTAATACCCTCTAGCAGCATCGTTTAACTTACCCATACCACCATATTGTCATTCCAGAACTGAGGAACGAAGTATCTGGAATCTGCTTTTAGTCTCTTCGCTACTCGTTCTCGCGCCACCCTCACCTGCTCCTCTAGCTTTTCGCATCCCGCATCTGCCTCTAGGCTCTTAAAGCCATAACCGGACACGCCTTATTCACACCCCAATCTTTATGCCCCTTAACATTCTCATCTGAAATCAAAAACTGCTCTTGTAGCGCAGCCATCAAATCAAACAATGCCTTACGCTGAGCAAGCGTGAAGTTATCTTCTGGTTGCAGCTCGGCATTACAGCCACCGACCATACAAACCCCAATATTGCCTTTGTTGTGGCCTTTCACATGCGCGCCAGTTTGCGACAACGGCCTGCCCACTTGGACATCCCCATTGCGACGAATCACAAAGTGATACCCCACATCACGCCAGCCTCTCTTTTTATGCCATCGGCGAATCTCGGCTACGTCTAAATCTTGCTTTGCCGGCGTGGCGCTGCAATGCACCGTAATAAAAGAGTAGGGCGGGCAATGAGGTAGGCGGAGTAAAACCGAAACCAGACTGAAAGCATACGGAGTTAACAGAAAAGGGGGATGCTGATGGTAAACAAGGCTCTAACGAAGGGATGAGCTCTACCTGGCTAGCCTGTTCTTGCGAACAATCCCGCTCTTGTAAAACAGAAGCCTCTAAAGGCTGGTGTGGAACTCGATCAGTTGCTGGTGGAGTGTTTGACAAAATAAATCCTCTTGTTGTTGTAACCAGGTGACTAAAGGCGTAGATAACGATTCTTTTAAATTAGGGTGCAATGCGATGTGTTGTCGCAAACTGGTGGCTACGGTTTTGGCATAACAAGAGTGGTGGCTGACATAACGTAAATACATCACGCAATAACCCAGTGGCTGCCTGCGCCGTGCTCGGCTGATCATCCAACAAATATCGTCATAGCTAGGATGTTCAAAGCGAGTATCTTCAAAGAGCAGATTTTTACAACGAGCACCTTCAAAATCAGGCTCTTCGAAGCGCTGGTCTTCGAAATGCTTACCTTCATAGCACTTGTCCTCATAAGCCTTTTCCTTATAAACCCCAGCCTCACTGCTCTCGAAGCCATATTGGTCATCACATAACAATGTGTGGTGTGACTGAGTGAGGGAGTTAGCACGGCACTCGATGCTCGCCATTCCGGGTTGGTACGCTAAAATAAAAAGAGAAACTATCGCCTTCATTAAGCACCTTATTGCTGCATGGAGAGGGCAATGTACTTCAAGATTTGTGATTGGGGTTGGCGGTAATGACGCGAAAACGGAGGAACACAAAAAAGTGAGAGGTGCTTCGAAGGCTATCAGTCTAGATGGCTGTGTTGTTGCATATCGATGAGAGCAAGCAGGATAAACACTTTTTGTTACTTTTTATCTCGCCTTACCTTTGCCCCTAATACTTAAAAAAGTGGTGTTAATAACTTGTTATGCAAACGAATGGCTCTAGCCAGATCAAAGGTAATAGTTAGACCAAGACAAGCGCTAGACCAAGGCCAATATCAACTAACAACGAGCGTTAATCATGTGTGTTTCTCTTATTCTTTCTTGTATCCCATTAAAAACCGGCTCGCCCATCAGCAAGTTGGTGTTATTAAAATTAGCCGACAATGCAGACGCGCGCGGCGTGTGTTTTCCTTCCCTAAATTACTTAGCGCAATATTGCGAAGTGTCGGTAAGAACCGTGAAACGACACGTTAACGAGCTCGAAAAACAAGGCTTTGTGAAGCGAATAAAGCGCTTTGATGATTCAGGACGCCAGCGCAGCAATATCTATCAGCTGCGCCTACCCAGCGACAGCCACATTCAACAGGCCGATTTAAACCAAGCAGATAGAGGTTTAGACCAAACCGACCATTCAGACACTCCCCTGGGTGACTCAAGATCCAACACGGAGAGTGATCATCCTGCACACATAATCTTTCATAAAGAACATAAAACAGAGTTGAGCTTGAAAAGCGATATCTTAGATGACACCGATGTGCTTGATCTCCCAAGCGGTTCTGAACAACATGAGCTATCGACACCTAAAACCAAAAATGAAGCCGTGATTCACCTGCTCACCAAAGAGGGCAGCGCGCCATTTATCATGAGTTCACCACCATACTAGAGCGCACCTACCCAAAGTTAGATGTGCTGCAAGAACTGCATGCCATGCAAGCGTGGTTGTACATCAACCCGGATAAGCGCAAACCCTTTGAGCACATTGGCCACTTTGTGAATGGCTGGCTAAGAAGAAGCGCCCAAGCCAAAACGAAGCAGAGCTCGTCATCATTTTTCCATCAAACAAGAGCGGCTAAGCAAACAAAAGCGGTGAAACCCTCAAAGAAAGCTAAATCAATAAAAGCCGTAGGATCAAGAAAAGCAGATGCGCCCTCAACAGCTTCAAACCAAGCGCAGCCAGTCAAAAGCAATCAAGTCGAAAGCAAATCTCAAAACCCTACACCTGTCTCTCAGGCCCTAGCGGACTACAACGCCAAAAGCACCACCAACCCGTTCGAAGCTCGAATCAAGGCTCTAGTTCAATCCAAATCGGCGAGCACAGACTCCAAGCAGTGACCATTCGATGATTCACAGACTAAGCGCTTATTCACATAGCCAAAAGCTAAGGAAAACCAAAGGCTAAGGCAGACCAAATGCGAGTGCAGACAAAAACGGCAAGAAACAAAAAGTAGAATTAGGGAGAGGGCAAATGGACGAGAGCAGCCTAAGAAAACTGACAACGGAAGAAAAAGTCACCATTTTAGAAAAAGAGATAGCGCGAGTGGAAGGACGTATTGGAGAGTTCTTGAAACTGCTGGTTAACCACTACCCACAAGGGCTAACACGCACCGAGATCAAAGCGTTATTGGTTGTGAACAACAACCCAAGCTTCGTGTCTCTGTACCGAAAGGGCAATATTTTCATTGATATAGAAAAGCGCTACTGCGATGCTGCACAAGAAAACCGCTACCACATAGGAACCCAGTACCTGCAAGACGTACAATGCTGCCGGTGGTTAAATACGTGGTAACAAGCTGACTAATCAAGGTATTATTTTCACTAGTTAATATACGCCTGTTTTGCTAGAATTCTCGCTAATTAGAACCGTGTGAACTCCATAGAAGTGGTTTACCTTGCCTTTAGGAGCCAAACCTAAGGGCGGTAGCGTATCTAAAGTAGAATGGGTCTCAACGAAATAGCACTAAAAGCTGTTGAGTGACAGGGTAGGGAGAAATCATCAACATGCCCTTGTTTTAAGGCTTCGTGGCTTGTTAGGCACTCTATTTTTCAATATGGTTAGCTAGTACCATCACATAATTGACAATTAACCGATGATCAATTTGTAGATCATTTTCAGTGTTTTCTAATACCTCCATAGAAAAATTGGAGGTCCAACAGTGAGTAACCAACACCCATTTATGCATTTTGATGTCATCCCAGATTACCGCCAACAAGGCAAAGTCGAACTGATATTATTTTGTTAACAATTTGCGCCGTACTTGCCGGTCAAGATGATTGGAAAGCCATTCATCTTTACGGCTAAGCACAGTTAGCTTTTTTAAAGCGGTTTGGTGATTTTAGTCATGGTGTACCTTCTACATCGACAATAGCAAGAGCGATGGGAATGATTAATGCCACTCGCCTACAGAAGTGTTTTATCGAATGGATGAAGGATTGTACTGAGCTGACTAAGGGTGAAGTGATTGCCATTGATGGTAAAACCGTTAGGGGCTCTTATGATGACTCTCGCGGTCTTGGTGCTATTCACATGGTAAACGCTTTTGCGACTGAAAATGGTGTTAGTCTCGGACAACATAAAGTTTACGAGAAATCGAACGAGATCACTGCTATCCCAGAGTTACTCGAACTGCTTGATATATCAGGTTGTTTGGTCACTATTGATGCAATGGGATGCCAAAAGAAAATTGCTCAGAAAATACTTAATAAGAATGCCGATTACTTACTGGCGGTTAAAGGTAATCAGGGGCGTTTAGAGCAAGCGTTTAATGATTATTTCGATATGAGTATGCTGCAAAATCATGATGGTGATTCGTATAGCACGCAGGAAAAGTCTCGTGGCCGCCAGGAAACAAGACTGGCCTTAACGAATACTGATTTGAGTGTTTTAGGTGATGTTGGACTTGAATGGCCAGAGCTAAAAACAATGGGTATCGTTGTTTCTTTGCGACAAAAGGAAGAGGTCGCGAAAGAGTCAGAATTCACGGTTAGATACTACATTAGCTCGAAGGAATTAAGTGCTAAAGAATTGTTAAATGCCATACGTTCACATTGGTTGGTTGAGTCGATGCACTGGTCGTTAGATACCGCTTTCGGTGAAGATGCCAGCCGAAAACGAGTAGATGAAGGTGCAGAAAATTTTGCAAGGATCAGGCAAATGTGCTTAAACATGCTGAAGAGTGAAACGACTCTCAAAGCGAGTATTAAACACAAAAGAGCCATGTGTGCGATGAATTGTGAGTATCTTTTAAAGGTTCTGGCAAGCCTTTATTGACGGGAATGTTCATGATTTTTCCGTGCGTTAAATACTGAGTTCCGAGAGAGAGTTTTGTTTGGGATTTAAGGTGTTTTAATAAATTTGCAACTCATGCGGGAACCCTGAGGGTTCTGGCAAGCCTTTATTGACGGGGATGTATATGATTTTTCCGTGTACAAGGGACTGTCAAAAATAGGCTGTCTCAAAATGAATAAAAAGTGTCTCAGCATGTTTTTATGACTGAGGTTGAAGTGTCGAAAATTTCATAAATAGAACTTAAAATATGCAATATAATATCGAAATTCAGCCAGCAGGCGTTAAGTATACAAGTAAAGATAACCTACTTGATGATGCTTTATTACAATCAATACCACTAGAACATAGCTGTAAAACAGGCGACTGTGGTGCTTGTAGCGCTGAAATAATTACAGGAAATGTGGAAAATGAGCATGGTAACATAGTTACCCAAGGTGAAATTCTCACTTGCCAATCCAAAGCAAAATCAGATGTTGTTCTAAAAGCTAATTATTATCCAGAGCTTGTTCATATAAAACAGCAGACAATACCATGTAAAGTTGCAAGTTTTGAATATGTTACTGAAGATATTATATCGATTAAGTTCCGATTTCCACCAACAGCCAAATTTGATTACTTGCCAGGTCAATATGTGGATTTAAGTTTTAAAGGTGTTAAGCGAAGCTACTCAATCGCAAATGCTAAATCTGAATCAAAAGAGCTAGAGCTTCATATTCGAAAAGTACCAAATGGACAAATGTCAGAATTATTGTTTGGCGAGCTGAAAGAAAATCAATTAATGCGTATAGAAGGGCCGAAAGGAACTTTCTTTGTGAAAGATAATGT of the Vibrio lentus genome contains:
- a CDS encoding murein hydrolase activator EnvC family protein, which gives rise to MTIMMKQIRAISRTLLISTSLCAALLSTSSFAASQGELRGVSSEISRQQKNLSSQQKKLDSLQANLKKQELSIASLEKAILDSKKQLNTANANIANLDTKIKALTAQKKVHTDKLEQLIQTYYMTSRAKASSHILNTGVEEDRISHYYQHLAKARSATIKTIEQTQLELEESHKQRQLEQEQITTLLKQQTTKRDKLSQTQTQRKKTVGSIKKNISGDKNYLAELQRNETRLKAEIAKAEKAARERRNAVPMDGLAKRKGKLPWPIKDKVLHNYGSRQTGQINWKGMVINAKYGQQVKSVYSGTVVFAEYLRGYGLVVLLDHGKGDMTLYGFNQALLKKEGDKVKAGEAIALAGDTGGQTRPSLYFEIRRNSQAQNPKSWLVR
- the cysE gene encoding serine O-acetyltransferase gives rise to the protein MKHCEQQKVWQCIVKEARQQSEQEPMLASFYHATIINHESLGAALSYILANKLKTASMPAMAVREVVEQAFKQDQSIIDAAACDICATVNRDPAVEMYSMPLLYLKGYHALQGYRVANWLWKQGRIALATYLQNQISVACQVDIHPAARIGKAIMLDHATGIVIGETAVVENDVSILQDVTLGGTGKEGGDRHPKIREGVMIGAGAKILGNIEVGEGAKIGSCSVVLQAVPPHTTVAGVPAKIVGKPKTDKPSLDMDQGFNGRSQNFIHGDGI
- the gpsA gene encoding NAD(P)H-dependent glycerol-3-phosphate dehydrogenase is translated as MTETTRPTNTTDAYGKDSAYGKEITMTVIGAGSYGTSLAISLARNGANVVLWGHDPVHMNRLESERANNEFLPNIEFPESLIIESDLEKAITSSRDLLLVVPSHVFGVVLNSVKPYLASDSRICWATKGLEPETGRLLKDVAHDVLGDGYSLAVLSGPTFAKELAMGMPTAISVASPDEVFLEELQEKIHCGKTFRVYANSDFIGMQLGGAVKNVIAIGAGMSDGIGFGANARTALITRGLAEMSRLGAALGAQPETFMGMAGLGDLVLTCTDNQSRNRRFGLALGAGKDVDTAQEEIGQVVEGYRNTKEVWLLSERMGVEMPIVEQIYQVLYQGKDAHLAAQDLLARDKKSER
- the secB gene encoding protein-export chaperone SecB, whose translation is MAEAAQQDAQQNFAIQRIFLKDVSFEAPNSPDMFQKEWNPDVKLDLDTQSRELGEGVYEVILRLTVTVKNAEDTAFLCEVQQGGIFSASEMEAGQLAHCLGAFCPNILFPYARETISSLVVKGTFPQLNLAPVNFDALFMNYLQNQAQQAEGEQA
- a CDS encoding rhodanese-like domain-containing protein — encoded protein: MQELVPFVQENMILAIVWIGLVVAIIANVIKTSNAAYKEITAAQTTHMINRENGVVVDIRTKDEFKKGHITDAVHILPSDIKANSFGSLESHKADPIIVVCKTGQTAQESANLLVKAGFENVSILKSGLVAWNEANLPLVKGKK
- a CDS encoding FAD-binding oxidoreductase, with protein sequence MQYNIEIQPAGVKYTSKDNLLDDALLQSIPLEHSCKTGDCGACSAEIITGNVENEHGNIVTQGEILTCQSKAKSDVVLKANYYPELVHIKQQTIPCKVASFEYVTEDIISIKFRFPPTAKFDYLPGQYVDLSFKGVKRSYSIANAKSESKELELHIRKVPNGQMSELLFGELKENQLMRIEGPKGTFFVKDNVKPLILIATGTGIAPIQAIVEELIAKEDKRDVHIYWGMQYQKELYCNELVVLANQNQNISFTAVLSRELEPLPNYKQGYVQNAVVRDFDSLVNVEVYACGSIRMIEDSKTLFLQYQLPVDAFFSDAFTPAK